One window of the Niallia circulans genome contains the following:
- the walK gene encoding cell wall metabolism sensor histidine kinase WalK codes for MKKVSFFRSIHLKLVVVIVLLILISIQIIGVYFVKTLQTTLLDSFKVSIQEKVNILSIYLEEQLVKERVVENGDSTLEDDIRRILSDNNSSDIKEIRVVNSNGIIVGTSDPENQNLVGQRMVDYSVRRVLSNSSQPDNPIKQKNGEKIYELITPIKTNGDEIVGAIYLVGKIENVYKQIDKINQIFQKGTIITLVVTAILGVLLARTITKPISDMQKHAFALSKGNFSRKVKVYGFDEIGQLAITFNNLTKKLQESQATTESERRKLSSVLAYMTDGVIATDRKGRIILINEPAAKMLDVSRETVLSEPIVNLLDLNGKYTFEELLEERESVILDYSTHYEPYVLRANFSVIQKETGFVNGLITVLHDITEQEKIDMERKEFVANVSHELRTPLTTMRSYVEALYDGAWKDDELAPKFLNVTQTETERMIRLVNDLLQLSKLDSRDYQLNKELVDFIVFYNRIIDRFELTKEQNVIFIRKLPKKAAFVEIDEDKLTQVLDNIISNALKYSPEGGKITFSIKEQEQQIIVSVSDNGVGIPKENIDKIFDRFYRVDKARTRKLGGTGLGLAIAKEMVEAHGGRIWASSKEGKGTKISFTLPYIQSEEDDWG; via the coding sequence ATGAAAAAAGTGAGTTTTTTTCGTTCTATTCATTTGAAGCTTGTGGTAGTAATTGTTTTGCTTATTCTAATTTCTATTCAGATTATTGGAGTCTATTTTGTAAAGACTTTACAGACAACCTTATTGGATAGTTTTAAAGTATCGATTCAAGAGAAAGTAAATATCTTATCGATTTATTTAGAAGAGCAGCTTGTAAAGGAAAGAGTCGTCGAAAATGGGGATTCAACGTTAGAAGATGATATTAGAAGAATTCTAAGTGATAATAATTCTTCTGATATTAAGGAAATTAGAGTAGTGAATAGTAATGGTATTATAGTTGGAACTTCGGACCCGGAAAATCAAAATTTAGTTGGCCAGAGAATGGTCGACTATTCGGTAAGACGAGTTTTATCTAATTCTTCCCAGCCAGATAATCCGATCAAGCAGAAAAATGGCGAGAAAATCTATGAGCTGATTACTCCTATAAAGACAAATGGAGATGAAATAGTCGGAGCCATTTATTTGGTAGGGAAAATTGAGAATGTGTATAAACAAATTGATAAGATCAATCAAATCTTCCAAAAAGGAACCATTATTACATTGGTTGTTACCGCTATTTTGGGAGTCCTGTTAGCAAGAACGATCACTAAGCCAATCTCTGATATGCAAAAGCATGCCTTTGCTTTATCCAAGGGGAATTTCTCTCGAAAGGTAAAAGTGTATGGATTTGATGAAATTGGCCAGCTGGCGATCACTTTTAATAATTTGACTAAGAAGCTTCAAGAGTCACAGGCTACAACAGAAAGTGAAAGAAGAAAACTATCTTCAGTATTAGCCTATATGACAGACGGAGTAATTGCGACAGATAGAAAAGGACGGATTATTCTTATTAATGAGCCAGCTGCAAAAATGCTGGATGTTTCACGTGAAACAGTCCTTTCTGAACCAATTGTTAATCTTCTTGATCTTAATGGAAAGTATACATTTGAGGAACTTCTCGAGGAAAGAGAATCGGTTATTTTGGATTATAGTACCCATTATGAGCCATATGTATTACGGGCGAATTTTTCGGTTATCCAAAAAGAAACAGGATTTGTAAATGGTTTAATTACGGTTCTCCACGATATTACCGAACAAGAAAAGATTGATATGGAAAGAAAAGAGTTTGTGGCAAATGTTTCCCATGAATTGCGCACGCCGTTAACAACAATGCGCAGTTATGTAGAGGCTCTATATGATGGGGCATGGAAAGATGACGAATTAGCTCCGAAATTCCTTAATGTTACACAAACGGAAACAGAGCGTATGATACGTCTTGTAAATGACTTATTACAGCTTTCTAAATTGGATAGTCGTGATTATCAGTTAAATAAAGAACTTGTTGATTTCATCGTATTTTATAATCGTATTATTGATCGTTTTGAATTGACGAAGGAACAAAATGTTATTTTTATAAGAAAATTGCCTAAGAAAGCAGCCTTTGTGGAAATTGATGAAGATAAATTGACACAGGTTCTTGATAATATAATTTCTAATGCCTTGAAATACTCTCCTGAAGGTGGGAAAATTACTTTTTCTATAAAGGAGCAAGAACAGCAAATTATCGTAAGTGTATCGGATAATGGCGTAGGTATTCCAAAAGAAAACATTGATAAAATATTTGATCGTTTCTACCGTGTTGATAAAGCGAGAACACGTAAGCTTGGCGGAACAGGACTTGGCCTTGCTATTGCGAAAGAAATGGTAGAGGCACATGGGGGAAGAATTTGGGCATCCAGTAAAGAAGGAAAAGGAACAAAAATATCTTTCACCCTACCGTATATTCAATCGGAAGAGGATGATTGGGGATGA
- a CDS encoding CxxH/CxxC protein, which yields MIYSCAEHVDIAIDSVVNEYKTFPILEQISEEKKLSTTCEYCKNNAIYMVANK from the coding sequence ATGATTTATAGTTGTGCTGAACACGTTGATATAGCAATAGATTCCGTTGTAAATGAGTATAAAACCTTTCCGATTTTAGAACAAATTTCAGAAGAAAAAAAGTTATCAACAACCTGTGAATATTGTAAAAATAATGCCATATATATGGTGGCGAACAAGTGA
- a CDS encoding DUF1883 domain-containing protein translates to MAQIPFADTNNSLSVEVQLKHAADVFLVDSINLQHYKAGRKFKYYGGHYTRTPVNISVEGAGRWYLIVHGGGQYKYRFYNIHLFWSIVLLR, encoded by the coding sequence TTGGCTCAAATTCCATTTGCTGACACTAACAATTCCTTGTCAGTTGAAGTCCAATTGAAACATGCTGCTGATGTGTTTCTGGTGGATAGTATCAACTTACAGCACTATAAAGCTGGACGGAAATTCAAGTATTATGGCGGCCACTATACTCGCACGCCTGTAAATATTTCTGTCGAAGGAGCTGGAAGGTGGTATCTTATTGTCCATGGTGGAGGACAGTACAAATACCGATTCTATAATATTCATCTTTTTTGGTCTATCGTTTTATTGCGGTAG
- a CDS encoding S1C family serine protease yields the protein MKLVEYDYGNRGDGPKRGSRRGYFFSGFIGAVIGALLVLLLSPRLTDLAIFQNGNENEQIVTNSDGIKTQNISLNVETDITKAVDKAADSVVGITNLQSSNFWADETTAQEAGTGSGVIYKKSGGKAFIVTNNHVVQGATELEVTLSDGKKINAKLIGADIWTDLAVVEVAAKEITKVAEFGNSDSLKTGEPVIAIGNPLGLTFSGSVTQGIISGLQRTIPVDINEDGTPDWQSEVIQTDAAINPGNSGGALVNIEGQLIGINSMKIAESAVEGIGLAIPINSAIPIIEDLEQHGEVQRPYMGVELQSVSDIPGYYQQEALKLPNDVTTGVAVKDVSRNSPAQKAGLKELDVIVELDGEEIVDLIALRKHLYTEKKIGDKMEVKYYRNGKLETTELTLSEEEM from the coding sequence ATGAAGCTTGTGGAGTATGATTACGGTAATCGGGGAGATGGGCCAAAGAGAGGCTCAAGAAGAGGCTATTTCTTCTCTGGATTTATAGGTGCGGTGATAGGAGCATTACTAGTATTATTATTAAGCCCCCGTTTGACGGACTTAGCAATTTTTCAGAACGGAAATGAAAATGAGCAAATCGTAACTAATTCTGATGGAATAAAAACACAGAATATTTCATTGAACGTGGAAACGGATATTACTAAGGCAGTGGATAAAGCAGCGGACTCAGTTGTCGGTATTACCAATCTGCAGTCCTCTAATTTCTGGGCAGATGAAACAACAGCCCAAGAAGCGGGCACAGGTTCTGGAGTTATTTATAAGAAAAGTGGCGGCAAAGCATTTATTGTCACAAATAATCATGTAGTCCAAGGAGCAACGGAACTTGAGGTCACGTTATCCGATGGAAAAAAAATTAACGCTAAGCTAATAGGTGCCGATATTTGGACAGATTTAGCAGTAGTTGAAGTAGCTGCAAAAGAGATAACAAAAGTAGCAGAGTTTGGCAATTCCGACAGCTTAAAGACAGGAGAACCAGTCATTGCAATTGGGAATCCTCTCGGATTAACGTTTTCTGGTTCTGTCACGCAAGGAATCATATCTGGCTTACAGCGAACTATCCCTGTCGATATAAATGAAGATGGGACACCTGATTGGCAATCAGAAGTTATTCAAACAGATGCAGCGATTAATCCAGGAAATAGTGGTGGTGCACTGGTTAATATCGAAGGACAGCTTATCGGCATTAATAGCATGAAGATTGCTGAATCTGCGGTAGAGGGAATTGGACTTGCGATTCCCATTAACTCAGCGATTCCAATTATTGAGGATTTAGAACAACATGGAGAAGTGCAGCGCCCTTATATGGGGGTAGAACTGCAATCTGTTAGTGATATTCCAGGCTATTATCAGCAGGAAGCTTTGAAATTACCGAATGATGTTACAACAGGCGTTGCGGTAAAAGATGTTTCACGAAATTCTCCAGCGCAAAAAGCAGGATTAAAAGAGCTAGATGTTATCGTAGAACTAGATGGGGAAGAAATAGTCGATTTAATTGCGTTAAGAAAGCATTTATATACGGAGAAGAAAATCGGCGATAAAATGGAAGTGAAATATTATCGAAACGGTAAACTAGAAACAACAGAGCTTACGTTATCAGAGGAAGAAATGTAG
- a CDS encoding two-component system regulatory protein YycI — MDWSKIKTIFIIAFLLLDVYLIYEYVKIKEYQRADDLPTEPPTHTLSRLGIDYDKEKLPVNNVKDQYLSAKSKKFTDDEIKKLEKGLLSGQEITVRDSIYLQAVLEKPISIDKEFDPDELSDFLLNSVLNGAEYRFLEKKGNTIKFYQQHAGKTLYRNPKAELTFNVNEENKIVSYNQTYLENIKEMDKEEVIMQPPDAILNLFKNNFIESGSYVSHIELGYYTQLDTSAQLLAPTWKVTVNEEDFYVNALDGQVIQPETEEMKVE; from the coding sequence ATGGACTGGAGTAAGATAAAGACGATATTTATCATTGCCTTTTTACTATTAGATGTTTATTTAATTTATGAATATGTAAAAATTAAGGAGTACCAGCGGGCCGATGATTTACCAACAGAACCACCAACACACACATTGTCACGGCTAGGAATTGATTACGATAAAGAGAAACTGCCAGTGAATAATGTGAAGGATCAATATTTATCTGCCAAATCGAAGAAATTTACCGATGATGAGATCAAGAAGTTGGAAAAGGGATTATTAAGCGGTCAAGAAATTACGGTAAGAGATAGCATATATCTTCAAGCAGTCCTAGAGAAACCGATCAGTATAGATAAAGAATTCGATCCCGATGAGTTGTCTGATTTTCTGCTTAATTCCGTACTTAACGGTGCAGAGTATCGCTTTTTGGAAAAGAAGGGGAACACGATAAAGTTCTATCAGCAGCATGCAGGAAAGACATTGTATCGTAATCCTAAAGCGGAGCTTACCTTTAATGTCAATGAAGAAAACAAAATTGTTTCTTATAACCAGACGTATTTAGAAAACATTAAAGAGATGGATAAAGAAGAGGTCATTATGCAGCCGCCTGATGCTATTCTTAACTTATTTAAGAATAATTTCATTGAAAGTGGTTCATATGTAAGTCATATAGAACTAGGGTATTATACACAGCTTGATACTTCGGCACAGCTGCTTGCGCCAACTTGGAAAGTAACAGTGAACGAAGAAGATTTTTATGTGAACGCGCTAGATGGACAAGTTATTCAGCCAGAAACAGAGGAAATGAAAGTGGAGTGA
- a CDS encoding MBL fold metallo-hydrolase, whose product MRFSVLASGSTGNAIFVESGEHSFLVDAGLSGKQMEGLFQGIERKMSDLTGILVTHEHSDHIKGVGIVARKYKLPIYANEKTWKAMDPLIGEIPVEQKFHFDMETVKTFGNVSIESFGVSHDAAEPMFYVFHEGEKKLVLITDTGYVSDRMKGIISNADSYVFESNHDVQMLRMGKYPWNIKRRILSDVGHVCNEDAAIAMSEVIGDRTKHIYLAHLSLDNNMKDLARMSVGQTLESRGVGLGEQVHLFDTDPRIPTKLMAI is encoded by the coding sequence ATGCGGTTTAGTGTTCTCGCAAGTGGCAGTACAGGAAATGCCATTTTTGTTGAATCAGGAGAACATTCCTTTTTAGTGGATGCCGGATTAAGCGGAAAGCAAATGGAAGGCTTATTCCAAGGCATTGAACGAAAAATGAGTGATCTAACAGGCATATTAGTAACACATGAGCATAGTGACCATATTAAAGGGGTAGGTATTGTTGCAAGAAAGTATAAACTGCCGATCTATGCGAATGAAAAAACATGGAAAGCAATGGATCCACTCATTGGGGAAATTCCCGTCGAGCAGAAATTTCATTTTGATATGGAAACAGTAAAGACATTCGGCAATGTCTCCATTGAATCCTTTGGTGTATCTCATGATGCAGCAGAGCCAATGTTTTATGTATTTCATGAAGGGGAGAAAAAGCTCGTTCTTATCACAGATACTGGGTACGTAAGTGATCGAATGAAAGGAATTATTTCCAATGCAGATTCGTATGTATTTGAAAGCAATCATGATGTGCAGATGCTGCGGATGGGAAAATATCCATGGAATATTAAAAGACGTATCTTAAGTGATGTGGGACATGTCTGTAACGAGGATGCTGCGATAGCCATGAGTGAAGTGATTGGAGATCGTACAAAGCATATATACCTTGCGCACTTAAGCTTAGATAATAATATGAAGGATCTAGCAAGGATGTCAGTTGGGCAGACATTAGAAAGCCGTGGCGTTGGATTGGGGGAACAAGTTCATTTATTTGATACCGATCCAAGAATACCAACAAAGCTAATGGCTATATAG
- a CDS encoding S16 family serine protease, whose translation MSSINNKIAKLSPKKLKVRNRLKNKSIKDYEFPPVSRLILLYLTSLIFYFFNIISGFIFVTALLFLFIFLIIHYSNLRKKSNSNRVFVMPFLLPFLIVLYEFPIIFFDEYKFLVTSFNQPEEIISGTNIYFLSVKEDTVSNIQNEKEVRNIYATNHQEIYEIVPVTNFIRYTSKNQFIYELVGLKNPEFEQYYQDISAYIGSDNTLIKEFLSRKNSQGNSAGLALVLSSYLIEQNFQNDILIGVTGSVNKSGKVEEVGYIKEKILSAERSGLTFIIVPNKNIIEANEIKDDLNLSINIIGVSKIDEAIQLIEDLHNGKN comes from the coding sequence ATGAGTTCAATTAACAATAAAATTGCTAAACTGTCTCCCAAAAAGTTAAAAGTAAGGAACAGGTTAAAAAATAAATCCATAAAAGATTATGAATTTCCCCCTGTTTCTAGATTAATTTTATTATACTTGACAAGTTTAATTTTTTATTTTTTTAATATCATTTCGGGATTTATTTTTGTTACTGCTTTACTATTTTTGTTTATATTTTTAATAATTCACTATTCTAATTTAAGAAAAAAAAGTAATTCCAACCGGGTATTTGTTATGCCATTTTTACTCCCATTTTTGATAGTATTATATGAATTTCCGATTATATTCTTTGACGAGTACAAATTCCTAGTTACGAGTTTCAATCAACCAGAAGAAATAATTAGTGGTACTAATATATATTTTTTATCGGTTAAAGAAGATACGGTAAGTAATATACAAAATGAGAAAGAAGTTAGAAATATTTATGCTACTAATCATCAAGAGATTTATGAAATAGTTCCTGTTACCAACTTTATTCGATATACCAGTAAAAACCAATTCATTTATGAGTTAGTAGGATTAAAAAATCCCGAATTTGAACAATATTATCAGGACATTTCAGCATATATAGGATCAGATAATACTCTTATTAAAGAATTTTTGTCACGAAAAAATTCACAAGGAAACAGTGCTGGCCTAGCGTTAGTCTTATCTAGTTATCTAATTGAACAGAATTTCCAGAATGATATATTAATCGGAGTTACTGGATCAGTTAATAAAAGTGGAAAGGTCGAAGAGGTAGGTTATATAAAAGAAAAGATATTAAGTGCAGAGAGAAGTGGTCTCACGTTTATAATAGTTCCAAATAAGAACATTATCGAAGCAAATGAAATAAAAGACGATTTAAACCTCTCGATAAATATAATTGGTGTTAGTAAAATTGACGAAGCGATTCAACTTATAGAAGATTTGCATAATGGTAAAAATTAA
- a CDS encoding YycH family regulatory protein, with amino-acid sequence MKYENVKSGILILLVALSVLLYYLLWTDQGAEFDAMDTSGSTMKQEALGAKKEVSEVIKPDEIYQHIDGQHYGTISKEEVDHILNRLKEFDYGNFRNISSTIPSIATFLEKQNNGLEIRFPGQVPFRIYKDILRIDQDNSFDFDMILFSYKDGNVYFLSKETGKVYETSINTTYIEQLNKLKENVYAEKTVYSTYFSYKPNDQYLIYLPNGKQEVNKYKYFTRQIESIRLSRALFEEPSIAQKEILTNWEEYTDDSGLLRIYKDTHIVSFFKPAGISNEMTQNHIINNSIELINERGGWINDYLYVGRDEDRKVTFRLYNTNGMPVFNLNTELSDIRLYWEDNKAKRLLTSNLIIINTTTPFDFSKETVSSGEDVLKYLKSNKKLKMEKLQKIVLGYDMQVDSQSIVSLQPTWFYQYDHKWYSLYSEGTGGSLDGLE; translated from the coding sequence ATGAAATATGAGAACGTAAAAAGTGGCATTTTAATCTTGCTGGTAGCATTAAGCGTGTTATTATATTATCTCCTTTGGACAGACCAAGGTGCAGAGTTTGATGCGATGGATACTAGTGGTTCTACTATGAAGCAAGAGGCATTAGGGGCTAAAAAGGAAGTCAGTGAAGTAATAAAACCTGATGAAATTTACCAACACATCGATGGGCAGCATTATGGTACAATTTCCAAGGAGGAAGTAGATCATATTCTAAATAGATTGAAAGAATTTGATTATGGGAATTTCCGTAATATATCTTCCACCATTCCTAGTATAGCTACTTTTTTAGAAAAGCAGAATAATGGTCTAGAAATAAGGTTTCCAGGGCAAGTTCCTTTTCGCATTTACAAAGATATTTTAAGAATTGATCAAGATAATTCCTTTGATTTTGATATGATTTTGTTTTCTTATAAAGATGGAAATGTTTATTTTCTGTCTAAGGAAACAGGGAAAGTATATGAAACATCGATAAATACAACTTATATAGAGCAGCTTAATAAATTGAAAGAAAATGTTTATGCGGAAAAGACAGTGTACTCCACTTATTTTTCTTATAAACCTAATGACCAGTATTTAATTTACTTGCCTAATGGTAAGCAGGAAGTAAATAAATATAAATACTTTACAAGACAAATTGAATCTATTCGCTTAAGCAGAGCATTATTTGAAGAGCCTAGTATTGCTCAAAAAGAAATTCTGACAAATTGGGAAGAGTATACGGATGATTCAGGTTTATTACGAATATATAAAGATACCCATATAGTTAGTTTCTTTAAACCTGCAGGCATTTCGAATGAAATGACTCAGAACCATATAATAAATAATAGTATTGAATTGATTAATGAACGTGGCGGCTGGATTAATGACTATCTTTATGTAGGACGAGATGAAGATAGAAAGGTTACCTTTCGTTTATACAATACAAATGGGATGCCTGTGTTCAATCTAAATACGGAGTTGTCCGATATTCGATTATACTGGGAAGATAATAAGGCAAAGCGCCTGTTAACGAGTAATTTAATTATTATTAATACAACCACTCCGTTTGATTTTTCGAAAGAGACTGTCTCATCAGGAGAGGATGTTCTAAAATATCTTAAAAGCAATAAAAAACTGAAGATGGAAAAACTCCAGAAGATCGTACTGGGATACGATATGCAGGTTGATTCGCAAAGTATCGTTTCTTTACAGCCAACTTGGTTTTACCAATATGATCATAAATGGTATTCCCTATATTCGGAAGGAACAGGGGGCAGCTTAGATGGACTGGAGTAA
- the rlmH gene encoding 23S rRNA (pseudouridine(1915)-N(3))-methyltransferase RlmH, with product MNISIITVGKLKEKYLKLGIEEYTKRLSSYSKIEIIEVPDEKAPEILSDAEMLQVKKKEGERILAKVQADAHVIALAIEGKQKSSEELADTLDKLGTYGKSKVTFIIGGSLGLSDEVLRRADDKLSFSKMTFPHQLMRLILVEQVYRAFRIMRGEPYHK from the coding sequence GTGAATATCTCAATTATTACAGTAGGAAAGTTAAAAGAAAAATATTTAAAGCTTGGAATCGAAGAATATACAAAAAGACTTTCAAGCTATTCTAAAATAGAAATTATTGAGGTGCCAGACGAAAAGGCACCCGAAATCTTAAGCGATGCCGAGATGCTGCAAGTGAAGAAAAAAGAAGGAGAAAGAATCCTTGCCAAAGTTCAAGCTGATGCACACGTTATTGCACTTGCGATAGAGGGCAAGCAAAAGTCATCCGAGGAGTTAGCCGACACACTAGATAAGTTAGGTACATACGGGAAGAGCAAAGTGACATTTATTATTGGCGGATCGTTGGGATTAAGCGATGAAGTGTTAAGGCGAGCAGATGATAAGTTGTCGTTTAGCAAGATGACATTTCCCCATCAGCTGATGCGGTTGATTTTGGTGGAGCAGGTTTATCGGGCTTTTCGGATTATGAGGGGAGAACCGTATCATAAATAG
- the yycF gene encoding response regulator YycF gives MNKKILVVDDEKPIADILQFNLKKEGFEVYCAYDGNEALEKVEELQPDLVLLDIMLPQRDGMEVCREVRKKYEMPIIMLTAKDSEIDKVLGLELGADDYVTKPFSTRELIARVKANLRRHQQVSSAAEEEKETNEIEVGSLIIHPDAYIVSKRGEMIELTHREFELLYYLAKHIGQVMTREHLLQTVWGYDYYGDVRTVDVTVRRLREKIEDNPSHPTWIVTRRGVGYYLRNPEQE, from the coding sequence ATGAACAAAAAGATTCTAGTTGTAGATGATGAAAAACCAATTGCGGATATTTTGCAATTTAATTTAAAGAAAGAAGGATTTGAAGTTTATTGTGCTTATGATGGCAACGAGGCGTTAGAGAAGGTAGAAGAACTTCAGCCGGATTTAGTATTATTAGATATTATGCTGCCACAAAGAGATGGAATGGAAGTATGTCGTGAGGTTAGAAAGAAATATGAGATGCCGATTATTATGTTAACGGCTAAGGACTCGGAGATAGATAAGGTATTAGGCCTTGAATTAGGGGCTGACGATTATGTAACAAAGCCTTTCAGTACGAGAGAGCTGATTGCACGTGTTAAAGCAAATCTTCGTAGACACCAGCAAGTTTCTTCTGCTGCAGAAGAGGAGAAAGAAACAAATGAAATTGAAGTGGGTTCCCTTATAATTCACCCAGATGCTTATATCGTATCAAAAAGAGGTGAAATGATTGAGCTGACTCATCGTGAATTTGAATTGCTTTACTATTTAGCAAAACATATCGGACAAGTTATGACGAGAGAGCACTTGCTTCAAACTGTATGGGGTTACGACTACTATGGAGACGTAAGAACAGTAGATGTAACAGTAAGAAGGTTAAGAGAAAAAATTGAAGATAATCCTAGTCATCCAACTTGGATTGTGACAAGAAGAGGCGTTGGATACTATTTGAGAAATCCTGAGCAGGAGTAA
- a CDS encoding adenylosuccinate synthase: MSSVVVVGTQWGDEGKGKITDFLSENAEVIARYQGGNNAGHTIKFNGETYKLHLIPSGIFYKEKISVVGNGMVVDPKAIIEELKYLHDRNINTDNLRISNRAHVILPYHLKLDEVEEESKGANKIGTTKKGIGPAYMDKAARTGIRIADLLDKEVFEEKLARNLIEKNRLLERIYETEGFKLEDILDEYYEYGQQIKKYVCDTSVVLNDALDEGRRVLFEGAQGVMLDIDQGTYPFVTSSNPVAGGVTIGSGVGPTKIKHVVGVSKAYTSRVGDGPFPTELNDEIGHHIREVGREYGTTTGRPRRVGWFDSVVVRHARRVSGITDLSLNSIDVLTGIETVKICVAYKYKGEVMEEFPASLKVLADCEPVYEELPGWSEDITGCKTLSELPENARHYLERVSQLTGIPLSMFSVGPDRTQTNVIHSPWRQI, from the coding sequence ATGTCATCAGTAGTGGTCGTAGGAACGCAATGGGGAGACGAAGGAAAAGGTAAAATTACCGATTTCCTATCTGAAAATGCAGAAGTGATTGCACGTTATCAAGGCGGTAACAATGCAGGTCATACAATTAAGTTTAATGGAGAAACTTATAAGTTACACTTAATTCCATCTGGGATATTTTATAAAGAAAAAATTAGTGTGGTTGGAAACGGAATGGTCGTTGATCCAAAAGCGATCATTGAAGAATTAAAATATTTACATGACCGTAATATCAATACAGATAATTTGAGAATTAGTAATCGTGCACATGTTATTCTTCCCTATCATCTAAAATTAGATGAGGTTGAGGAAGAAAGCAAAGGTGCTAATAAAATTGGAACAACGAAAAAAGGAATTGGACCAGCTTATATGGATAAAGCGGCGCGTACTGGTATCCGTATTGCTGACTTATTAGATAAAGAAGTATTTGAAGAAAAGCTTGCAAGAAATTTAATTGAAAAAAACCGTTTATTAGAGCGTATTTATGAAACGGAAGGCTTTAAATTAGAAGATATTTTAGATGAATATTATGAGTATGGGCAGCAAATTAAGAAATATGTTTGTGACACTTCTGTTGTATTGAATGATGCATTAGATGAAGGCCGCAGAGTATTATTTGAAGGTGCTCAAGGGGTAATGCTTGATATCGATCAAGGTACGTATCCGTTTGTTACATCTTCTAATCCAGTGGCTGGAGGGGTAACAATTGGTTCAGGTGTTGGTCCAACGAAAATTAAACATGTAGTTGGTGTATCCAAAGCCTATACATCAAGAGTAGGGGATGGACCTTTCCCAACAGAACTAAATGACGAAATTGGACATCATATTAGAGAAGTTGGCCGTGAATATGGAACAACAACTGGTAGACCACGCCGTGTCGGCTGGTTTGATAGTGTCGTTGTACGTCATGCACGTCGTGTTAGCGGTATTACTGATCTTTCTCTGAATTCCATTGATGTTTTAACAGGAATTGAAACAGTAAAGATTTGTGTTGCTTATAAATACAAAGGGGAAGTAATGGAAGAGTTCCCAGCAAGCCTTAAAGTACTAGCTGATTGTGAGCCAGTATATGAAGAATTACCAGGCTGGTCAGAGGACATTACTGGATGTAAAACATTAAGTGAGCTTCCTGAAAATGCCCGTCATTATTTAGAAAGAGTTTCACAGTTAACAGGGATCCCATTATCCATGTTCTCAGTTGGTCCAGATCGTACACAAACAAATGTGATACACAGCCCTTGGAGACAAATCTAA